A single Anatilimnocola floriformis DNA region contains:
- a CDS encoding NPCBM/NEW2 domain-containing protein: MCTSLKSTLLLVLCLVAWWSAQSIAQDPKLTAEVNSARDALRMHPKFQKFYEHLTANPDTLPVNGPKLASLLAAEAKTSAAIKDHTPSLLATWQETVRLAAAGNDYKTALPALESLQKHSSGMLGAAPARKAKAKILAAVAEANAAKPTPGEREVLAELVRSLLKELIVANDDDALPLLLAADNKLSWSAAESVNSIQLLLPLAEQAANSNQTNLAKLVFDHLDGLILKTAAGKSRKDFADALVTARERLTIAESAHQAQQTLATKPLDPIANQAYGNYLLTCGRVRESLTYLALGSDPEKKKLAAQSIEVKTAGEKVTLADRWLVTDAASGKQLARLLFEEALADEAFVGIPRAAVEEKLKSLGPAPLPRLSIDDPTKKALPLNEWVDLIPLVDFDKDVARGFWKKGPQNTIVIADKTELPKLRLPVLLANCSYDLIVEFKLAEANKDIYLILPVADRWVQLRVDCFDNNESCVFEGISSGPQVRRNLLHSNHSYRYEVNVRIQLDQAQINFLLNGEKIIEYKGPVANIERRESLIGTTSQPGLATFLDQALFSKCQVRSVEGKASIGRDAPLVKPIPASVLALKPTRLTGLRPLSANAHNNLLGVSSFPKGFRGHIPTIGGSDCTDFLFAHAPSKLTYAIPAKAKYFTAIAYGACNAQVKFIVKADNRVLFTSERKPLDTVCVELPADAKVLELECDELGEIFADHSSWCYAAFR; the protein is encoded by the coding sequence ATGTGTACCTCGCTAAAGTCCACCCTCCTGCTCGTCCTCTGCCTTGTCGCATGGTGGTCTGCTCAGTCTATTGCGCAAGATCCGAAGCTGACCGCTGAGGTGAATTCTGCGAGGGATGCTCTGAGAATGCATCCCAAGTTTCAAAAGTTCTACGAGCATCTCACGGCGAATCCTGACACATTGCCAGTAAATGGGCCGAAATTGGCATCGCTCTTGGCAGCAGAAGCCAAAACGAGCGCGGCGATCAAAGATCACACTCCTTCGCTACTGGCTACGTGGCAGGAAACAGTCCGCCTAGCCGCAGCAGGCAATGATTACAAAACTGCTCTGCCGGCGCTCGAATCTTTGCAGAAACATTCGAGCGGTATGCTGGGGGCCGCACCGGCGAGAAAGGCGAAAGCAAAAATCCTGGCTGCCGTAGCTGAAGCAAACGCTGCCAAGCCCACGCCCGGAGAACGTGAGGTATTGGCAGAACTCGTCCGCAGCCTGCTCAAAGAATTGATAGTGGCCAACGACGATGACGCGCTGCCGCTGCTATTGGCGGCCGATAATAAGCTCTCCTGGTCAGCGGCCGAAAGCGTCAACTCCATCCAGTTGTTACTCCCACTCGCTGAACAAGCAGCTAATTCCAACCAGACAAATCTCGCCAAGCTCGTGTTTGATCACCTGGACGGACTTATTCTCAAAACGGCTGCTGGAAAGAGTCGCAAGGACTTTGCCGATGCACTCGTCACTGCTCGTGAGCGATTGACGATCGCCGAGAGCGCTCACCAAGCGCAACAAACCTTGGCTACTAAACCGCTCGATCCCATTGCCAACCAAGCCTACGGCAACTACCTCCTGACTTGCGGAAGGGTACGCGAGAGTTTGACCTACCTCGCCCTCGGTAGTGATCCCGAGAAGAAGAAGCTCGCCGCGCAGAGTATCGAAGTCAAAACGGCCGGCGAAAAAGTCACGCTTGCTGATCGTTGGCTCGTGACCGATGCTGCCTCGGGCAAGCAACTCGCCCGACTGCTGTTCGAAGAAGCCCTTGCAGACGAGGCATTCGTCGGCATTCCTCGCGCGGCGGTAGAAGAAAAGTTGAAAAGTCTCGGTCCCGCACCGCTGCCAAGACTAAGCATTGATGATCCAACCAAAAAGGCGTTGCCGCTGAACGAATGGGTCGACCTGATTCCGCTCGTGGACTTTGATAAGGACGTAGCACGCGGTTTTTGGAAAAAGGGCCCGCAAAATACGATCGTAATCGCCGACAAAACCGAACTACCGAAGCTCCGTCTGCCAGTACTGCTTGCCAATTGCAGTTACGACTTGATCGTCGAGTTCAAGCTCGCGGAAGCAAATAAAGACATTTATCTAATCCTCCCCGTTGCTGACCGCTGGGTTCAGCTGCGCGTCGATTGTTTTGACAACAATGAGTCCTGCGTGTTCGAGGGTATTTCTAGCGGTCCGCAGGTTAGGCGAAACTTGCTGCACTCCAATCATAGCTACCGATACGAAGTCAACGTTCGTATCCAACTCGATCAGGCACAGATCAACTTCTTGTTGAATGGTGAAAAAATCATTGAATACAAGGGACCCGTGGCGAACATTGAACGCCGGGAGTCACTCATCGGGACAACCTCGCAACCGGGACTGGCCACTTTTCTTGACCAGGCCTTATTTTCCAAATGCCAGGTTCGCAGCGTCGAAGGGAAAGCCTCCATCGGCCGCGATGCGCCGCTGGTCAAGCCCATCCCCGCAAGCGTGCTTGCGCTTAAACCGACTCGGCTTACTGGCCTAAGACCACTCTCTGCGAACGCGCATAACAATTTGCTAGGCGTCTCGAGCTTTCCGAAAGGTTTCCGGGGGCACATCCCAACAATTGGCGGATCGGACTGCACCGATTTTCTATTTGCTCACGCTCCGTCCAAACTGACCTATGCGATTCCGGCGAAAGCCAAATATTTCACGGCAATCGCCTACGGTGCCTGCAACGCCCAGGTAAAATTTATCGTGAAGGCCGATAATCGCGTGCTCTTCACGAGCGAGCGTAAGCCGTTAGACACGGTTTGCGTTGAGCTTCCCGCTGACGCCAAAGTCCTCGAACTCGAATGCGATGAGCTAGGCGAGATTTTCGCAGATCACAGCTCTTGGTGCTACGCAGCATTTCGATAG
- a CDS encoding S1/P1 nuclease, with amino-acid sequence MSRLMFQFVFTSLLYATPFAAQSAWAFDDNGHIAVAKVADKYLTDTARQKLQQLIDQKHIYDRSICMFADSYKHTTAGKHTRSWHYVDIPDDAADYKASRDCINKDCVVAQISEQLAILKSSNAPQAKKVMALKLLVHFVGDIHQPLHCAERNNDVGGNEVHVRFLDRQGITNLHSVWDGAILDENMQELDPEEYAAEIQTRITAQQKTDWEQITDPAAWANEGHNLAHDVAYKDIPDHSPTPFVINEAYVTAAKPVIESQIQKAGVRLAKLLNEALQ; translated from the coding sequence ATGTCGCGTCTGATGTTCCAGTTTGTTTTCACCTCGCTCTTGTACGCCACGCCGTTCGCCGCTCAATCGGCGTGGGCCTTTGACGACAACGGTCATATCGCAGTCGCTAAAGTTGCCGACAAATATTTGACGGACACAGCGCGCCAGAAGCTTCAGCAACTCATCGATCAGAAGCATATCTACGATCGCAGCATTTGCATGTTCGCTGATAGCTACAAGCACACGACGGCCGGCAAGCACACTCGTTCGTGGCACTATGTCGACATCCCTGACGATGCCGCCGACTACAAGGCCAGTCGTGATTGCATCAACAAGGACTGCGTCGTCGCACAGATTTCAGAGCAGTTGGCCATACTCAAGAGCTCAAATGCGCCGCAGGCCAAGAAGGTGATGGCACTAAAGCTCCTGGTCCACTTCGTGGGCGACATTCACCAACCCCTGCATTGCGCCGAGCGAAACAACGATGTCGGCGGCAACGAGGTTCATGTCCGCTTTTTGGATCGCCAGGGAATTACGAACTTGCACTCGGTGTGGGACGGCGCGATCCTCGACGAAAACATGCAGGAGTTGGATCCTGAAGAATACGCTGCCGAAATTCAAACTCGGATCACCGCTCAGCAGAAGACGGATTGGGAACAGATCACAGATCCCGCCGCTTGGGCCAACGAGGGACACAATCTGGCTCACGATGTCGCTTACAAAGACATTCCGGACCACTCGCCGACACCATTCGTGATTAATGAAGCCTACGTCACTGCGGCGAAGCCGGTAATCGAGAGCCAGATCCAGAAAGCAGGAGTTCGGTTGGCCAAGCTTCTGAACGAAGCGCTCCAATAA
- a CDS encoding winged helix-turn-helix domain-containing protein: MSKKTSSKTATKKSTKKAAPKKTAPPVATPKPGECPKGGSHEWTEEGTETYCSKCKEPKVAKSKRAAKERSAKPAKKVKLSALDAAAQVLESSEQPMNAKAMIEAMTTKGLWSSPGGKTPHATLYSAIIREISVKGKESRFKKTDRGDFAFNG, translated from the coding sequence ATGTCCAAGAAAACCAGCTCGAAGACCGCTACCAAGAAGAGCACGAAGAAGGCCGCGCCGAAGAAGACCGCGCCGCCTGTGGCAACGCCCAAGCCCGGCGAATGCCCCAAGGGTGGCTCGCACGAATGGACTGAGGAAGGCACCGAGACTTACTGCTCGAAGTGCAAGGAACCAAAGGTGGCGAAGTCCAAGCGAGCCGCCAAGGAAAGGTCCGCGAAGCCGGCGAAGAAGGTAAAGCTATCCGCCCTCGACGCCGCGGCCCAGGTTCTCGAATCCAGCGAGCAGCCCATGAACGCGAAGGCGATGATCGAAGCGATGACAACGAAGGGACTCTGGTCGAGTCCCGGCGGCAAGACGCCCCACGCCACGCTCTACAGCGCGATCATCCGCGAGATCTCGGTGAAGGGGAAGGAATCGCGGTTCAAGAAGACGGATCGGGGGGATTTTGCGTTCAACGGGTAG